From a region of the Rhipicephalus microplus isolate Deutch F79 chromosome X, USDA_Rmic, whole genome shotgun sequence genome:
- the LOC119176545 gene encoding uncharacterized protein LOC119176545 codes for MSSSTYAYYQEEPRTPKRYFNLGVLSCCLGGLLFSAGIILVVLGSSPQEPEALWIAGIVLLLAGGLLFFLGIGSVGLYLAREDRRKREAARARTRNYTSSLRSSDMVLVE; via the coding sequence ATGTCTAGCTCGACGTACGCCTACTACCAGGAGGAGCCGCGGACGCCCAAGCGATACTTCAACCTGGGCGTGCTGTCCTGCTGCCTAGGGGGACTGCTGTTCAGCGCAGGCATCATCCTGGTTGTGCTGGGCTCGTCGCCACAGGAGCCCGAGGCATTGTGGATCGCTGGCATCGTGCTACTGCTCGCCGGAGGCTTACTCTTCTTTCTCGGAATCGGCTCCGTGGGCCTCTATCTGGCCAGGGAGGACCGGCGCAAACGCGAGGCGGCCCGTGCGCGCACACGCAACTACACGTCTAGCCTGCGCTCCAGTGACATGGTGCTCGTCGAATGA